In one Sphingobacterium daejeonense genomic region, the following are encoded:
- a CDS encoding OsmC family protein, whose product MAEVLVSIGEESYTTTISYDDLEILADEPVELGGQNKGLAPSQLLLSSVGACKAITMRMYANRKKWKVDKIDIKISSEVQKSEQQQTTFIKCNIFIEGDLDEEQKRRIYAIGEKCPVHKMLMNPIVIESNLIDTMQVKNNS is encoded by the coding sequence ATGGCAGAGGTATTGGTCAGTATTGGTGAAGAAAGTTATACCACTACAATTTCATACGACGATTTAGAAATATTAGCAGACGAACCCGTCGAGCTCGGAGGTCAAAATAAAGGCCTTGCACCCTCACAATTATTGCTATCATCTGTTGGAGCCTGTAAGGCAATTACAATGAGAATGTATGCCAACAGAAAAAAATGGAAAGTCGACAAAATCGATATCAAAATTTCCAGTGAGGTTCAGAAAAGCGAACAACAGCAAACAACCTTTATTAAATGCAATATATTTATCGAAGGAGACCTTGATGAGGAACAAAAAAGAAGAATCTACGCAATAGGTGAAAAATGTCCGGTACATAAGATGTTAATGAACCCTATTGTCATTGAAAGTAATCTAATTGATACAATGCAAGTAAAAAACAATTCTTGA
- a CDS encoding methylglyoxal synthase produces the protein MAKTIALIAHDGKKAEMVAFVKDHQEELAKAHIVATGTTGSYIQQTGLPVELKLSGPKGGDAQIAAMAAEGKIQGIIFFRDPLGKHAHEPDIQMLMRICDLWNVPLATNVATGTLIIKGLLEEDN, from the coding sequence ATGGCAAAAACAATAGCTTTAATTGCACATGATGGGAAGAAAGCCGAAATGGTTGCCTTCGTCAAAGATCATCAAGAAGAATTAGCAAAAGCCCATATCGTGGCAACAGGAACAACAGGTTCTTATATACAACAAACAGGTTTACCAGTTGAGTTAAAGCTCTCCGGACCAAAAGGCGGAGATGCACAGATTGCTGCAATGGCAGCTGAAGGAAAAATCCAAGGGATTATATTCTTTAGAGACCCATTAGGAAAGCATGCGCATGAACCTGATATTCAAATGTTGATGCGTATATGTGATCTATGGAATGTACCATTGGCAACTAACGTAGCAACAGGAACATTGATTATAAAAGGATTATTAGAGGAGGATAATTAA